The following proteins come from a genomic window of Trifolium pratense cultivar HEN17-A07 linkage group LG4, ARS_RC_1.1, whole genome shotgun sequence:
- the LOC123882164 gene encoding two-component response regulator ARR14-like, producing the protein MTYFTNNPSFLVGLKVLAVDHDIGALCTIRDICNGLCYQVITCCTISDARNYLFNQNFDIILIEANMPSNDTFDFVGQITSHFPVIMMSLDPTPSSVMDSITQGACAFWSKPLDENQFKIMWQHLVRKALSETPELPQTLEVKGGKKRGREDVDLPKQPLPKKSRLSWTPDLDKQFLSAVNQLGVNSINATPKKILKLMNFPDLTAGQVASHLQKYRKYLKGEIKKSKFSRLSAFQGHDEIPTQEQHLTEIGECDIFFDLSELFPDLVDNL; encoded by the exons atgaCTTATTTCACTAACAATCCATCCTTCCTGGTTGGTCTCAAAGTTCTTGCAGTTGATCACGACATCGGTGCTCTCTGCACTATACGGGACATATGCAATGGCTTGTGCTATCAAG TGATCACTTGTTGCACTATTTCTGATGCAAGGAATTACTTGTTCAACCAAAACTTTGATATCATTCTTATTGAAGCTAATATGCCAAGCAATGATACTTTTGATTTTGTTGGACAAATTACTTCACATTTTCCTGTCATCA TGATGTCTCTTGATCCCACGCCTTCTTCCGTTATGGATTCTATTACCCAAGGGGCTTGCGCATTCTGGTCCAAGCCCTTGGATGAGAACCAATTTAAGATCATGTGGCAACATCTTGTACGGAAGGCTTTGAGCGAAACTCCTGAACTTCCTCAAACCTTGGAGGTTAAAGGTGGAAAAAAACGAGGAAGAGAAGATGTTGATTTACCAAAACAACCGCTTCCAAAGAAAAGCCGTTTGTCATGGACACCCGACTTGGACAAACAATTCTTATCGGCTGTGAATCAACTCGGGGTTAATAGTATTA ATGCAACACCCAAAAAAATTCTTAAGCTGATGAACTTTCCAGATTTGACAGCAGGGCAAGTAGCTAGCCATTTACAG AAATATAGGAAGTATTTAAAAggggaaataaaaaaatcaaagttcaGTAGGCTATCTGCTTTTCAAGGTCATGATGAAATTCCTACACAAGAACAACATTTGACGGAAATTGGTGAATGCGACATTTTTTTTGACCTGTCTGAATTGTTCCCAGATCTTGTCGATAACTTGTAA